A window from Pyrococcus yayanosii CH1 encodes these proteins:
- a CDS encoding ABC transporter ATP-binding protein — protein MVEVRLENLKKYFDGGKVKAVDGVNLTIKDGEFLVLLGPSGCGKTTTLRMIAGLEEPTEGRIWFGDREVTYLPPKDRNISMVFQSYAVWPHMTVYENIAFPLQIRKFPRDEIDKRVRWAAELLQIEGLLDRYPAQLSGGQRQRVAVARAIVVEPDVLLMDEPLSNLDAKLRVAMRAEIKKLQTRLKVTTIYVTHDQVEAMTMGDRIAVMNAGKVLQVGPPTEVYLKPNSVFVATFIGAPEMNILEVSVADGYLEGRGFRIELPDDIMEILRPYIGKGVLFGIRPEHMTVEGVSEMSHMRRTVRLRGRVDFVEALGTDTILHVKLGDELIKVKLPGHVPLEVGKEVTLLLDIDMIHVFDKSSENAII, from the coding sequence ATGGTCGAGGTTCGATTGGAGAACCTGAAGAAGTATTTCGACGGTGGGAAAGTGAAAGCTGTCGACGGTGTCAACCTGACGATAAAAGACGGTGAGTTCCTTGTTTTGCTCGGGCCAAGCGGTTGCGGTAAAACCACGACGCTCAGGATGATAGCAGGTCTAGAGGAGCCCACGGAAGGCAGGATTTGGTTCGGCGATAGGGAAGTAACTTATCTCCCGCCAAAGGACAGGAACATAAGTATGGTCTTCCAAAGCTATGCCGTGTGGCCTCACATGACCGTTTACGAGAACATCGCCTTTCCCCTGCAGATCAGGAAGTTTCCGAGGGATGAAATCGATAAGAGGGTTAGGTGGGCAGCCGAACTTCTCCAGATAGAGGGTCTTCTTGACCGATATCCAGCGCAGCTAAGCGGTGGTCAGAGGCAACGCGTTGCCGTCGCGAGGGCCATAGTGGTTGAGCCAGATGTCTTACTTATGGATGAGCCGCTGAGCAACCTTGATGCCAAGCTGAGGGTGGCTATGAGGGCCGAGATAAAGAAGCTTCAGACGAGGCTGAAAGTAACGACAATTTATGTTACCCACGACCAAGTTGAGGCCATGACCATGGGCGACAGAATTGCGGTGATGAATGCCGGTAAGGTACTCCAAGTCGGTCCTCCGACGGAGGTCTACCTAAAGCCCAACTCCGTCTTTGTGGCAACGTTCATTGGGGCTCCCGAGATGAACATATTGGAGGTCAGCGTGGCCGATGGATATCTTGAAGGGAGGGGATTTCGCATAGAGTTGCCAGATGACATAATGGAAATTCTCAGGCCATACATCGGAAAGGGCGTTCTCTTCGGGATAAGACCGGAGCATATGACTGTGGAGGGAGTCAGCGAGATGAGCCACATGAGGAGAACGGTAAGGCTCAGGGGCAGGGTTGACTTTGTCGAGGCCCTTGGCACCGATACCATACTCCACGTAAAGCTTGGGGATGAGCTGATTAAGGTTAAACTTCCGGGTCACGTTCCCCTCGAAGTCGGCAAGGAGGTAACCTTGTTGCTCGACATTGATATGATTCACGTGTTCGACAAGAGCTCGGAGAATGCGATAATCTAG
- a CDS encoding carbohydrate ABC transporter permease, translating to MNDKTKFMLKKIAFYAFIFTVVAWIVIPIIVSTLYAFSSKLDYYDPEKVVPTNFTTAWVKTILFTLGAWDGIKNSVVVALLTIAISFSLGIPAGYAVARFAFRGKDTIKLSIVALRMFPIPVMAIPLVVLYIRLNLIDTLLGVALAHTAMALPFVVLITSSIFGSVEKELEEAAMVFGLTRLGAFLKITLPLALPGLAAAAMFTFVMSWNEVFVASILTLHNRTLPAQILSIVAGASGGAAPAYYKFAAAFIMTLPAMMFVFFARRYLVTMWGITLR from the coding sequence ATGAACGACAAGACGAAGTTCATGCTCAAGAAGATCGCTTTCTATGCCTTTATATTCACGGTTGTCGCCTGGATAGTAATCCCTATCATAGTCTCGACACTTTACGCCTTCTCCAGCAAGCTCGACTACTACGATCCCGAGAAGGTTGTCCCAACGAACTTCACGACGGCGTGGGTGAAGACGATACTCTTCACCCTTGGGGCGTGGGACGGCATAAAGAACAGCGTTGTTGTGGCCCTGCTGACGATAGCCATAAGCTTCTCCCTTGGCATTCCAGCGGGCTATGCTGTCGCTCGCTTTGCCTTCCGCGGTAAAGACACCATAAAGCTTTCCATCGTGGCCTTGAGAATGTTCCCAATCCCGGTCATGGCAATTCCCCTGGTCGTTCTATACATAAGGCTGAACCTCATAGACACCCTACTTGGCGTGGCTTTGGCCCACACGGCCATGGCCCTACCCTTCGTCGTCCTCATAACGTCGAGTATCTTCGGAAGCGTCGAAAAGGAACTCGAGGAGGCCGCCATGGTCTTCGGCCTCACGAGGCTCGGCGCGTTCCTTAAGATAACATTGCCCCTTGCCCTCCCGGGCCTCGCGGCGGCCGCCATGTTCACCTTTGTAATGAGCTGGAACGAGGTGTTCGTTGCCTCGATATTGACGCTTCATAATAGGACCTTGCCGGCTCAGATACTCTCCATAGTAGCGGGAGCGAGTGGGGGGGCAGCTCCAGCTTATTACAAGTTTGCAGCGGCCTTCATAATGACCCTTCCAGCCATGATGTTCGTGTTCTTCGCGAGACGCTACCTCGTGACGATGTGGGGCATAACCCTGAGGTGA
- a CDS encoding carbohydrate ABC transporter permease yields MRTRHLPYLLILPALAYLLFFIGYPLLEALYLAFTKNGTFSLETVRRATSDPMFWKALKYTLAFAAVIVPLQLVLALILALAVNRAFRGKDLAIYVLVIPLTISDVAAGLIWYTMLSDHGFMNKLLMNLGIISEPIHFFGYQYRNMEFLAIVIAELWRATAIVFVIILAGLQMISREYLEAAEVFGAGYWTRLRRIVIPMLKPSIQSALIIRTLFAMQVFGVVWILAGRDIPVLAGEGFYQLTEIKDYGVASIYALTIALLSIVLGALYVKFLKAEYLEVRQ; encoded by the coding sequence ATGAGGACCCGACACCTTCCCTACCTTTTAATTTTGCCAGCCCTTGCATACCTACTTTTCTTTATCGGCTATCCGCTTCTAGAGGCCCTTTATCTGGCCTTTACGAAGAATGGAACCTTCTCCCTTGAAACCGTTAGGAGGGCCACCTCCGATCCCATGTTCTGGAAGGCCCTGAAGTACACCCTCGCCTTCGCCGCCGTGATAGTTCCCTTACAGCTGGTTCTCGCGCTTATCCTTGCTTTGGCCGTTAATAGAGCCTTTAGAGGGAAGGATTTAGCTATATACGTTCTCGTGATTCCCTTAACTATAAGCGACGTTGCGGCAGGTTTAATATGGTATACGATGCTCTCGGACCACGGCTTTATGAACAAGCTCCTCATGAACCTTGGTATCATAAGCGAGCCTATTCACTTCTTCGGTTACCAGTACAGGAACATGGAGTTCCTTGCCATAGTGATTGCCGAGCTATGGAGGGCCACCGCGATAGTCTTTGTGATAATCCTCGCTGGACTCCAGATGATAAGCCGGGAGTACCTCGAGGCGGCAGAGGTCTTCGGTGCGGGTTATTGGACGAGGCTCAGGAGGATAGTCATTCCTATGCTCAAGCCCAGCATTCAGAGCGCCCTCATAATCAGGACTCTCTTCGCGATGCAGGTCTTTGGCGTCGTCTGGATACTGGCGGGTAGAGACATACCGGTGCTTGCTGGTGAGGGATTCTATCAGCTCACTGAGATAAAGGATTATGGGGTTGCATCAATATATGCCCTTACGATAGCTCTACTCTCAATAGTTCTCGGAGCACTCTACGTTAAGTTCCTCAAGGCGGAGTACTTGGAGGTGAGGCAATGA
- a CDS encoding ABC transporter substrate-binding protein gives MRKIGGVLLATLLLAAVMVSGCIGGKEEAKVVWASTQLNPPEERAFVLEKLLPPFKDETGIDVEFVPLSYADLSTRLAGEMEAGKVTIDVIGDLHGGLDYFNSQGWLMDLSDKKLEGRTFIESFMKYATDKDGKIFYIPWMSATYVMVINKDAFKYLPAGLTEEDVIKGTEKWTYDALLEWAKNIYEQTGKKALGFPAGPKGLFHRFLHGYLYPSFTGYEAKNFDTPEAVKMWNYLKELWQYVNPTSTTWDSMADPLLQGEVLIAWDHTARIKNAIETKPDQFVVVPVPRGPKGRGFIVVLAGLAIPKNAPHPEEAWKLIDYLTRPEVQVEILKNVGFFPTVKEAADAVPEGPLKILANGVAAQSSTKDALIVMIPNLGEKGGEFSAIYREAFQRIVLQGEDPAKVTAELKPKLYGLFQEKGLEVP, from the coding sequence ATGAGGAAGATCGGCGGTGTTTTGCTCGCGACCCTACTGCTAGCGGCCGTGATGGTGAGCGGGTGCATAGGTGGGAAAGAGGAGGCAAAGGTAGTCTGGGCCTCTACCCAGCTTAATCCGCCCGAAGAAAGGGCCTTCGTTCTCGAGAAGCTACTGCCACCCTTCAAGGACGAGACCGGCATAGACGTCGAGTTCGTCCCGCTGAGCTACGCTGACCTCTCAACGAGGCTCGCAGGTGAGATGGAAGCCGGAAAGGTAACCATAGACGTCATAGGCGACCTCCACGGCGGCCTCGATTACTTCAACTCCCAGGGCTGGCTCATGGACCTCAGCGACAAGAAGCTCGAGGGTAGGACCTTCATCGAGAGCTTTATGAAGTACGCCACCGACAAGGACGGCAAGATCTTCTACATACCTTGGATGAGCGCCACCTACGTGATGGTCATCAACAAGGACGCCTTCAAGTACCTGCCGGCCGGTCTGACGGAGGAGGATGTCATAAAGGGGACCGAGAAGTGGACGTACGATGCCCTCCTTGAGTGGGCCAAAAACATCTACGAACAGACCGGCAAGAAGGCCCTAGGATTCCCGGCAGGTCCAAAAGGACTCTTCCACAGGTTCCTCCACGGCTACCTCTACCCGAGCTTCACGGGCTACGAGGCAAAGAACTTCGACACTCCAGAGGCCGTTAAGATGTGGAACTACCTCAAGGAGCTCTGGCAGTATGTGAACCCGACTTCCACGACCTGGGATTCCATGGCAGATCCACTGCTACAAGGAGAAGTCCTCATAGCCTGGGACCACACCGCGAGGATCAAGAACGCCATAGAGACCAAGCCAGACCAGTTTGTCGTCGTTCCCGTCCCGAGGGGACCTAAGGGCAGGGGATTCATAGTCGTTCTCGCTGGTCTTGCGATACCGAAGAACGCGCCGCACCCGGAGGAGGCTTGGAAACTCATCGACTACCTCACGAGGCCGGAGGTGCAGGTGGAGATCCTGAAGAACGTTGGCTTCTTCCCGACCGTCAAGGAGGCGGCCGACGCGGTTCCTGAGGGGCCGCTCAAGATCCTCGCCAACGGAGTAGCTGCGCAATCCTCGACCAAGGACGCCCTCATAGTCATGATTCCCAACCTTGGCGAGAAGGGCGGTGAGTTCAGCGCCATCTACAGGGAGGCCTTTCAGAGGATAGTGCTCCAGGGCGAGGACCCCGCCAAGGTCACTGCAGAGCTCAAGCCGAAGCTCTATGGTCTTTTCCAGGAGAAGGGTCTCGAGGTACCGTGA
- a CDS encoding tetratricopeptide repeat protein — translation MGDIKAEWEKALNERDCGRLLELFDDYIEEIEDEETLRGELKRLGDVLVECDDPYDLAYEVAHVYSHLGETEKGIEIYKRIAKRKKDDPDEYAVALYYLADAYEHFGMPEKAIEVYEQLLKLEEEIGNERETALTLAHLAVSHDELGEVEKAVALMERARDIFERLGDEVNLLTSLIDLAHFHYELGHYDEAEALIREVLRNPRNDEIEVNARLVEAEIHAGRKNYRAAFTALRDALLKTNEKEELFSLVFDTLVDFLEDLLDEGAYGDVYENVGLLAEAFEDDTADFFRAIGELARWREGDEEAKKRFEELYSKVKNEELRLILDEWKRPKLTFGL, via the coding sequence GTGGGCGATATCAAGGCCGAATGGGAGAAAGCCCTAAACGAGAGGGATTGTGGGAGACTGCTTGAGCTATTTGACGATTACATCGAGGAGATAGAGGACGAAGAGACCCTTAGAGGAGAGCTTAAAAGACTTGGGGATGTCCTTGTCGAATGCGACGACCCTTACGATCTCGCTTATGAGGTTGCCCATGTCTACTCCCACTTGGGCGAGACGGAGAAGGGCATCGAGATTTACAAACGCATAGCGAAGCGGAAGAAGGACGATCCTGATGAATATGCTGTGGCCCTATATTACCTGGCCGATGCCTATGAGCACTTCGGCATGCCGGAAAAGGCCATAGAGGTTTACGAACAACTCCTCAAGCTTGAGGAGGAGATTGGTAACGAGAGAGAGACAGCCCTAACGCTTGCCCACCTAGCGGTGAGCCATGACGAGCTCGGCGAGGTCGAGAAGGCCGTTGCCCTTATGGAAAGGGCAAGGGATATATTCGAGAGGCTTGGGGACGAGGTTAATCTGCTGACGAGCCTTATAGACTTGGCCCACTTCCACTACGAGCTGGGCCACTACGACGAGGCTGAGGCTCTCATAAGGGAGGTTCTGAGAAATCCGAGGAACGACGAGATAGAGGTTAACGCGAGGCTGGTTGAGGCCGAGATACACGCCGGGAGGAAGAACTACAGGGCCGCGTTCACAGCGCTGAGAGATGCTCTGTTGAAGACGAATGAAAAGGAGGAGCTCTTCAGTCTGGTCTTTGACACGCTGGTGGACTTCTTGGAGGACCTTCTGGACGAGGGGGCATACGGGGACGTATACGAGAATGTTGGATTACTAGCCGAGGCCTTCGAGGACGACACTGCCGACTTCTTCAGAGCCATCGGGGAGCTGGCACGGTGGCGGGAGGGCGACGAAGAGGCAAAGAAGCGCTTCGAGGAGCTCTATTCAAAGGTAAAGAACGAGGAGCTGAGGCTTATCCTCGACGAGTGGAAGAGGCCGAAGCTGACCTTTGGCCTCTAA
- a CDS encoding elongation factor 1-beta codes for MSDFNVVGVIKVMPTDPEVNLDELEEKLKAVIPEKYGLAKVEREPIAFGLVALKFYVLGKDEEGYSFDEVAELFRKVENVESAEVETVSRI; via the coding sequence ATGAGCGACTTCAACGTCGTTGGAGTTATTAAGGTTATGCCAACCGACCCGGAGGTCAACCTCGACGAGCTCGAGGAGAAGCTAAAGGCAGTGATACCGGAGAAGTATGGCCTCGCGAAGGTTGAGCGAGAGCCAATCGCATTTGGCCTCGTGGCCCTGAAGTTCTACGTCCTTGGGAAGGACGAGGAGGGCTACTCCTTCGACGAGGTCGCCGAGCTCTTCAGAAAAGTTGAGAACGTCGAGAGCGCCGAGGTCGAGACCGTTTCAAGGATTTGA
- a CDS encoding zinc finger domain-containing protein, which produces MKFEIPVCTSCGREITPREHATHFVCPNCGEAIIWRCESCRVLAKPYKCPKCGWEGP; this is translated from the coding sequence ATGAAGTTCGAGATACCCGTGTGCACGTCGTGCGGAAGGGAGATAACGCCCAGGGAGCACGCTACTCACTTCGTCTGTCCCAACTGCGGCGAAGCGATAATATGGCGGTGTGAGTCCTGCCGCGTGCTCGCCAAGCCTTACAAGTGCCCTAAGTGCGGATGGGAGGGACCGTGA
- a CDS encoding geranylgeranylglycerol-phosphate geranylgeranyltransferase, protein METRALLEIIRPHNCLLAGLVGVLGALVAYEGVPPIDRLLIVFLVVFLGCAGGNTVNDYFDYEIDMINRPNRPLPRGALSRRLALYYSLLLYALGLSFAYFLGFKAFIFAFSAYTLTFIYAWKLKPLPFVGNVAVALLTGATPIYGALGVGRIGLAGYLAICAFLVNVAREIMKDIEDVEGDKRLGARTLPIVSSPKKAAEIASLFGFLTVLASLLPIRAGIGLGYLPMILVDGMILKASIDMLKEPRPEVAGRAQRALKLATFIAVVSFLFGAITKGVGI, encoded by the coding sequence ATGGAGACGAGAGCCCTGCTGGAGATAATTAGGCCACACAACTGCCTTCTCGCAGGTTTAGTGGGTGTTCTGGGGGCCCTCGTCGCCTATGAAGGCGTTCCTCCCATAGACAGACTTCTCATCGTGTTCCTCGTGGTCTTCCTCGGTTGTGCCGGTGGAAATACAGTAAATGATTACTTCGACTACGAAATCGACATGATAAACAGGCCGAACAGGCCCCTACCTCGGGGAGCCCTCTCAAGGAGGCTTGCCCTCTACTACTCCCTCCTCCTCTACGCCCTCGGCCTATCCTTTGCATACTTCCTCGGCTTTAAGGCGTTTATCTTCGCTTTCTCTGCCTACACCCTAACCTTCATCTACGCGTGGAAGCTCAAACCCCTTCCCTTCGTTGGCAACGTGGCCGTCGCCCTATTGACGGGTGCGACCCCTATATATGGAGCCTTGGGCGTTGGGAGGATAGGTCTAGCAGGCTACCTGGCAATCTGTGCCTTCCTCGTTAACGTCGCCCGCGAGATAATGAAGGACATTGAGGACGTGGAAGGCGATAAGCGACTCGGAGCGAGGACCCTGCCCATAGTTTCTAGCCCCAAAAAAGCAGCCGAGATAGCATCTCTCTTCGGTTTCTTAACAGTCCTTGCGTCCCTTCTTCCAATTAGGGCCGGAATAGGGCTTGGCTATCTTCCGATGATCCTTGTGGATGGGATGATACTCAAGGCAAGTATTGATATGCTCAAGGAACCTAGGCCCGAGGTGGCGGGGAGGGCCCAAAGGGCCCTCAAGCTGGCTACATTCATAGCGGTTGTTAGTTTCCTGTTCGGGGCGATAACGAAGGGGGTGGGAATATGA
- a CDS encoding aldo/keto reductase, with protein MKDLKVIGDDKVTAIGIGTWGIGGYESPDYSRDRESIAVLKYGLELGINLIDTAEFYGAGHSEELVGEAIKEFERDDVFIISKVWPSHFGYESAKKAARASVRRLGTYIDLYLLHWPGDSFERIKKTLWALEDLVDEGLIRYIGVSNFDLNLLMRSQEVMRKYEIVANEVKYSIRDRWPETTGLLDYMKREGMALIAYTPLEKGSLARNECLAKIGRRYGKTASQVALNYLIWEENVIAIPKASRKGHIEENAGAMGWRLSEEDREKAKRCV; from the coding sequence ATGAAAGACCTAAAGGTTATCGGCGATGACAAGGTTACGGCCATAGGGATAGGCACGTGGGGTATAGGGGGCTATGAAAGCCCCGACTACTCACGAGATCGCGAAAGCATCGCCGTTCTGAAGTACGGCCTCGAGCTCGGGATTAATCTTATCGACACGGCGGAATTTTATGGGGCAGGCCACAGCGAGGAGCTCGTGGGTGAGGCAATAAAAGAGTTCGAAAGAGATGACGTCTTCATCATCAGCAAGGTCTGGCCGAGTCACTTTGGCTATGAGAGTGCAAAGAAGGCCGCGAGGGCGAGTGTTAGAAGGTTAGGAACCTATATAGACCTCTACCTTCTCCACTGGCCGGGAGATAGCTTCGAGAGAATAAAGAAAACGCTCTGGGCCCTCGAAGACCTCGTGGACGAGGGGCTCATTCGCTACATTGGGGTCAGCAACTTTGACTTAAATCTCCTCATGCGCTCCCAAGAAGTCATGAGGAAGTATGAAATAGTCGCCAACGAGGTAAAGTACTCGATAAGGGACAGGTGGCCCGAAACTACCGGCCTCCTTGATTACATGAAGCGTGAGGGCATGGCCCTTATCGCTTACACGCCGCTTGAAAAGGGATCCCTCGCGAGAAACGAATGCCTGGCTAAGATTGGGAGAAGGTACGGTAAGACGGCTTCCCAGGTAGCTCTGAACTACCTCATCTGGGAAGAAAACGTTATAGCCATTCCGAAGGCCAGCAGGAAGGGGCACATCGAAGAGAACGCTGGTGCAATGGGGTGGCGCCTTAGCGAGGAGGATAGAGAAAAGGCCAAAAGATGCGTTTGA
- a CDS encoding ArsR/SmtB family transcription factor, with protein MVQTIEELVRVGEALGNPVRVRILKMLCEKEWYVYELAKELGISRQLLYLHLKKLEKAGLVESELRLEPNDPRAKKYYRAKQFRIVIDNELLKNLEG; from the coding sequence ATGGTACAGACGATCGAGGAGCTCGTGAGGGTGGGCGAGGCCCTCGGCAATCCCGTGAGGGTTAGGATACTCAAGATGCTCTGCGAAAAGGAGTGGTATGTTTACGAACTCGCCAAAGAACTTGGAATATCGCGACAGCTCCTCTATCTTCATCTCAAGAAGCTCGAAAAAGCCGGACTGGTGGAGAGTGAGCTCCGCCTCGAACCCAATGACCCGAGGGCGAAGAAGTACTATCGTGCGAAGCAGTTCAGGATAGTCATCGACAACGAGTTGTTGAAGAACCTGGAGGGATGA
- a CDS encoding DUF2202 domain-containing protein → MRKIWFGIGLIALLIGMSLGAVSAWRGQPGPNPYTSHGAVQTAPMLNRTLTSYYSDLSQEEIDSLLYMVEKEKLERDVYIKLYEKWGLPVFQNIANSEQRHMDAVLSLIEKYNLTAPETLDQVGVFQNEELQALYDQLVERGSQSVVDALKVGALIEETEIKDLEGWIAQTDNEDIKQVYENIMKGSENHLRAFAGQLEGLEVSYTAQVLPGEQVDEILTSVPDHGAGMKGAAVGMMGTCHCEARIQSGIVDGIANMFRHAWGWIRGFAKRIGMPL, encoded by the coding sequence ATGAGAAAGATATGGTTTGGAATTGGGCTAATTGCCCTGTTGATAGGAATGTCCTTGGGAGCGGTCTCAGCGTGGCGCGGTCAGCCAGGGCCAAACCCATACACCTCACATGGCGCCGTTCAGACGGCCCCAATGCTTAACAGAACGCTTACGAGCTACTACTCCGACCTCAGCCAGGAGGAGATAGACAGCCTACTGTACATGGTGGAGAAGGAGAAACTAGAGAGGGACGTTTACATCAAACTCTACGAGAAGTGGGGGCTTCCGGTGTTCCAGAACATAGCCAACAGCGAACAGAGGCACATGGACGCGGTTCTTTCGCTGATAGAGAAATACAATCTAACCGCTCCGGAAACTCTCGACCAGGTTGGAGTCTTCCAGAACGAGGAGCTTCAGGCCCTCTACGACCAGCTTGTTGAGAGGGGGAGCCAGAGCGTCGTTGATGCCCTCAAGGTTGGCGCGCTGATAGAGGAGACCGAAATAAAGGACCTAGAGGGCTGGATAGCTCAGACCGACAACGAGGACATCAAGCAGGTTTACGAGAACATCATGAAGGGCTCAGAGAACCACCTAAGGGCCTTCGCCGGCCAGCTTGAGGGGCTTGAAGTGAGCTACACCGCCCAAGTGCTACCCGGGGAGCAAGTGGATGAGATACTTACATCAGTTCCTGACCACGGGGCTGGAATGAAGGGGGCCGCCGTAGGTATGATGGGTACCTGCCACTGCGAGGCTAGAATCCAGAGCGGAATCGTCGATGGAATCGCCAACATGTTCAGACACGCCTGGGGCTGGATAAGGGGCTTTGCCAAGAGGATTGGAATGCCCCTTTGA
- a CDS encoding 2,3-bisphosphoglycerate-independent phosphoglycerate mutase — MKRKGILIILDGLGDRPIKEFGGKTPLEYANTPNMDELARIGILGQQDPIRPGQPAGSDTAHLSIFGHNPYETYRGRGYFEALGVGLDLDEDDLAFRVNFATIENGIIVDRRAGRISTEEAHELAKAIQENVKLPVEFVFKGATGHRAVLVLKGMAKGYRVGENDPHIEGKPPHTFSWKDEESRRVAEILEEFVRQSHKVLEKHSINEKRRKEGKPVANYLLIRGAGTYPNIPMKFTEQWKVKAGAVVAVALVKGVAKAIGFDVYTPEGATGEYNTDAIAKAKKVIELLKDYDFVFLHFKPIDAAGHDNNPRLKVEMIEKADRMIGYIVEHVNLDEVVIAITGDHSTPCEVKNHSGDPVPLLIAGGGVRTDHAQSFGEREAMRGGLGRIKGHDIVPIMMDLMNRSEKFGA, encoded by the coding sequence ATGAAAAGGAAGGGGATACTAATAATTCTTGACGGACTAGGCGACAGGCCGATAAAGGAGTTCGGCGGGAAGACGCCTCTCGAATACGCGAACACTCCCAACATGGATGAGCTTGCCCGAATTGGAATTCTGGGACAGCAGGATCCTATTAGGCCCGGTCAGCCCGCCGGGAGCGACACGGCTCACCTCAGCATCTTCGGCCACAATCCATACGAGACCTACAGGGGGAGAGGGTACTTCGAAGCCCTGGGAGTTGGCCTTGACCTTGACGAGGACGACCTCGCCTTTCGCGTCAACTTCGCGACCATCGAAAACGGGATAATCGTTGACCGCAGGGCGGGAAGGATAAGTACTGAGGAAGCTCACGAGCTTGCCAAGGCAATACAGGAGAACGTTAAACTGCCCGTGGAGTTCGTATTTAAGGGGGCCACAGGGCACAGGGCCGTTTTAGTGCTCAAAGGAATGGCCAAGGGATATCGCGTAGGGGAGAACGATCCGCACATCGAAGGAAAGCCTCCTCACACCTTCTCGTGGAAGGACGAAGAGAGCAGGAGGGTGGCAGAAATACTTGAGGAGTTCGTGAGGCAGTCTCACAAGGTTCTTGAGAAGCACTCAATAAACGAGAAGCGCAGGAAGGAGGGCAAGCCGGTAGCTAATTACCTGCTCATCAGGGGTGCCGGCACCTACCCGAACATCCCGATGAAGTTCACAGAGCAGTGGAAAGTTAAGGCTGGAGCCGTTGTTGCGGTTGCCCTTGTCAAGGGCGTCGCGAAGGCTATAGGATTCGACGTCTACACTCCAGAGGGAGCCACCGGGGAATACAACACCGATGCGATAGCCAAAGCCAAGAAGGTCATCGAGCTGCTCAAAGACTACGACTTCGTGTTCCTGCACTTCAAGCCTATCGATGCGGCAGGCCATGACAATAACCCGAGGCTTAAGGTCGAGATGATAGAGAAGGCCGACAGGATGATAGGCTACATAGTCGAGCACGTTAACCTCGATGAGGTCGTCATAGCGATAACTGGCGATCACTCGACGCCGTGCGAGGTCAAGAATCACAGCGGCGACCCGGTTCCGCTCCTGATTGCCGGAGGGGGTGTTAGAACGGACCACGCTCAGAGCTTCGGAGAAAGGGAGGCAATGAGAGGTGGCCTTGGCAGAATAAAGGGCCACGACATAGTTCCAATAATGATGGATCTAATGAACAGGAGCGAGAAGTTTGGGGCTTAG